Genomic DNA from Methanobacterium bryantii:
AATATCATGGGTGTCAACCATAAGACCACCATTACTATTTTTGATTGTGATCATACATATATTTTATTTTTTATTAAATAATTATGGGGTTACTGCATTACTCCAATTAAAGTATAAAAGATTAAAAGTAATTTAATAGTTATATTGGCTGTAATTTAATTAAATTGATGGAAAATAATTAAAATAATCGCCTTAATAAATCATTATTTAGATAATAAATGCTTATATTTACAAAAAAGTTAATTTAAGGATTTAATTAGGCTTTAACTTATTTTAAATGTTTTCGGCTTCTAAAGTATCATCGCTTGCGAAATCCACATGTGGAACTGTTTTTTCAGCTTCATTAATTTCAAAATATCTTTCTTCTTCAAATCCAAAGAAGTTGGCAACGATATTGCTTGGAAACATCTGGCATTTATTGTTATATTGCCATACCACATCATTGTACAATTGACGGTAATATGCAATTTGGTTTTCGGTTTCAGACAGCTGTTTCATTAGATCTTCGAAACTTTCGTCAGCTTTTAAATCCGGATAAGCTTCTGCAACTGCAAATAAGCTTTTTAAAGTTTTAGTTAGATGAGTATTTGCTTTTTCATTTTCTTTTACAGTTTCCGCATTTGATAGCCCTGTTCGTGCTTCAGTAACTCCTTTAAGTGTAGTTTTTTCATGTTTAGCATATCCTTTCACTGTTTCAACCAGGTTAGATACTAAATCTGCTCTTCGTTCTAATTGAACATTAATTTGTGACCATGCATTATCTGCACCGTTTCTAAGCTTAATTAAACTGTTATACATAACTATAACAGCTCCGGCTAATCCTCCAATAATTAAAACGACTATCAGGAAGCCTATTTCATTCCACATCTCAAACCACCGTTTTAAAATAATATAATTTATTAATTACAAACTATTTTCTTATGATTAGATATATAAGCTTTTTCAAATTATCGTGGGTACTATAAATTAATCTTAAAAAATATGGCAGCCGCACGGGATATTTTAAGAAGTAAAGGGGATTAAAAGTAATTTTTAACCGAGTTTTAATTTCATTAACTATCTATTTAAATCTAATTTTATATTTTTAGCAGTTTAATGTTGTTATATTTTAAACAGGGTATAATGTAGTTAATAATTTATATTTATTTCAATTTAAAAATTGAAAGATAGGATAATATATAAATAGAAAAATTAAGTTATTAACATATGAATTTTTAATAACTAAAAATGGTGTTAAAATGGCTTTTCATGTAATGATAATTCCTACTTTGGGCTGTCCTTCTGAGTGCAACTACTGCTGGAGTTCGCAGGAGGGATCTCCTGTAATGAGCGTTGAAACTGTTGAAGAAATCGTTAACTGGCTTAAGACATTCCGCAACGAACCAGTTACATTTACATTTCATGGGGGAGAACCGCTACTTGCGGGTTTGGATTTTTATAAAAAAGCGTTGCCAATGCTTAAAAATGGTTTGAATGATCTGAAACCTGCATTTGCCCTTCAGACTAATCTATGGAATATGACAGATGAACTTGCTGAACTTTTCAGCGAGTATAATATTCCAATAGGTTCAAGTTTAGACGGGCCTAAGGAACTTAATGACTTTCAGAGAGGGAAAGGTTATTATGAAAGGACCATGAGGGGCTATGAAATTGCAAAGGCACATGGTTTAAAAGTCAGTTTTATTTCTACATTTACTTCTTATTCTATAGATTATAAAGAGGATATCTTTAATTTTTTCCTTGAAAAAGGTTTGACACTTAAATTACACCCTGCTTTACCTTCACTGCGCAGTGAAGACCCTACTAAATGGGCTATTGATCCGCAAAAGTATGGGGAGCTTTTGATCTATCTTTTAGACAAATATTTAGAAAATATGGGCGAAATTGAAATTATGAACATAGACCATCTCTGCAAATGTGTACTTACTCGTAGGGGAACTGTCTGTACTTATGTGGACTGTATGGGAGATACATTTGCTGTAGGGCCTGATGGGAGTATATATCCTTGCTATAGATTTGTAGGAATGCCTGAGTACGTGATGGGTAATGTCAGTGACCACCCAACAGTTGAGGATCTCTCTAAATCTGCACCTGCAAAGCTTCTTGATGAATTTAAGGAATATGTAGATAAAGAATGCAAAAGATGTTCATATATGAAGTTTTGTAGAGGCGGATGTCCTTATAATGCTTTAAAAATTAATGAAGAAACTAATAAGGCGGAAATTGATGGTGTGGACCCTCACTGTGATGCGTATAAAATAATATTTAAGGAAATTACAGATCGTGTAAATAAAGAGTTTTTGTCATCACAGGGTATGATGGCATTTGGGGCAGGGAAACCCGAGGAAAAAGTGCAAAAGCCGGGGATAATGTCAATAATGCTTAAGCGTATTTAACCAGTGATCTAGTTATGGGATATAGTTTTTTTAGTTTAATTAGACTATATTGTGGGTTATAATTCTGTAATTTAAAATAAGAAGAAATATGTGAGTTTTAGGGCAAGGAGTCATTAAGATTAACCCTAAATCTCGTTATTTATTCAAATACGTATCCGCACTCAGTGCAGCGGAATTTAGATCCCTTTGGGACTTTGGATCCGGAGTGTTTGTATTCAACACCTACAAGCATCCCTGTTGAATCATTTTGTATGATATGTTTATCTTTACAACCGCATTTAGGACATTTTTTGCTTAATTCTTCTGTTTTCATGTCTTGGCCTCCTAAAATTATTCAAATTTTAGAGATGTCTATATTAGTTCGGTCTTCCCCGAATGTATTATAATATGCAGATCAAAGTATATAAATATTGCTGCAAGCTGAACTCTAATTTAAAACAAGTGCTAAAAAGTCAAAAAAAAACATTATAATACGATTTTAAAGTAGTAAGTTTAGTCAGGAGGTTTTATTTACTAATTTATTTATTTATTTAGATTCTTATTTGTATATGGGTAGTTTAAATATAAACCAATTTTATTATGTTGTTTTTAGATTTATCATAAGTTTAATTAAATTAGAAGAAGAAATAGTTATTTGATAAAAAAAATGTTAAAATAGTAATTGTAATGTTTATAAGAGGTATGCTAAAATGAAAATAGGTGACTTGGCTAAAAAATGCCCTAAATGTGGCGGTGTAGATAAAACAGTTAAAAGAAATATAGAAACTGAACATCATGCTCATGCAACAACAGGGGCAGTGATTTGTACTAAATGCGGATATGTATTTAAATCAAAGAAAGATGAGGAAGAAGAGTAAGTAAATCATATATTTACTAAATATTCTATTTTTTTAAATAACTTAAAATGCACAAAATATATTTATATTATTATTTAATACATATTGTAGTTTAAAAAACCTTAAAAATAAATTTTTAGCTTTTATATTAATCTTTAAATATTTTTTAGATACCTATTAATTTATTTACAATATTTGTGATGGGTGTGATATGTGTATATGTGTTATACATACACATTAACATGTGCTTAAGTTGTCTGAGTGTAATTTCATATATACACATTTAACATACTTGCACTTAGCTTGCAGGATTCTACTACATCTTCTAGAAAGTACATGAAATTTTACACTTGAAATGCATGTCTAAATTTGAATCATAAAAAATTGTTATAATCAAGTTTTTATACTTGATCTTCCAATTCACTTTATATTAATTTTAAAGTGGATGTAACTTTTTATTATGTGAAGATTAATAAAGGAGTTATAATAAACTGAATAAAAGTTAAATCCGAGAGTAAAAAAATCAGAAAAGGGATA
This window encodes:
- a CDS encoding LemA family protein; its protein translation is MWNEIGFLIVVLIIGGLAGAVIVMYNSLIKLRNGADNAWSQINVQLERRADLVSNLVETVKGYAKHEKTTLKGVTEARTGLSNAETVKENEKANTHLTKTLKSLFAVAEAYPDLKADESFEDLMKQLSETENQIAYYRQLYNDVVWQYNNKCQMFPSNIVANFFGFEEERYFEINEAEKTVPHVDFASDDTLEAENI
- a CDS encoding TIGR04083 family peptide-modifying radical SAM enzyme; the encoded protein is MAFHVMIIPTLGCPSECNYCWSSQEGSPVMSVETVEEIVNWLKTFRNEPVTFTFHGGEPLLAGLDFYKKALPMLKNGLNDLKPAFALQTNLWNMTDELAELFSEYNIPIGSSLDGPKELNDFQRGKGYYERTMRGYEIAKAHGLKVSFISTFTSYSIDYKEDIFNFFLEKGLTLKLHPALPSLRSEDPTKWAIDPQKYGELLIYLLDKYLENMGEIEIMNIDHLCKCVLTRRGTVCTYVDCMGDTFAVGPDGSIYPCYRFVGMPEYVMGNVSDHPTVEDLSKSAPAKLLDEFKEYVDKECKRCSYMKFCRGGCPYNALKINEETNKAEIDGVDPHCDAYKIIFKEITDRVNKEFLSSQGMMAFGAGKPEEKVQKPGIMSIMLKRI
- a CDS encoding TIGR04165 family Cys-rich peptide, encoding MKTEELSKKCPKCGCKDKHIIQNDSTGMLVGVEYKHSGSKVPKGSKFRCTECGYVFE
- a CDS encoding TIGR04165 family Cys-rich peptide, which encodes MKIGDLAKKCPKCGGVDKTVKRNIETEHHAHATTGAVICTKCGYVFKSKKDEEEE